A genome region from Arachis duranensis cultivar V14167 chromosome 8, aradu.V14167.gnm2.J7QH, whole genome shotgun sequence includes the following:
- the LOC107463470 gene encoding thylakoid lumenal 17.9 kDa protein, chloroplastic, which translates to MSFMILSFLPPLTSSSSSSSTNTNNLLPTLKKTHPHNPKLGGQSRVLPNLLSLALAASTLTSPFHYSLAIPSLNSQSFPPPISPTTPFSQSKNLQLGLENGKIRPCPSFNPGCISTNAKSSSFELPWTIPENSSDNAIEKLREAILKTQKNVKFQAVEDTPDGQYLQAEVDGGFDRDVLEFLVKGDVVLYRCMATKVTYVYPFTTAFGDSKGQQSRLKQIGDQLGWYAPTFDSMQEQQ; encoded by the exons ATGAGTTTTATGATTCTATCATTCCTCCCTCctcttacttcttcttcttcttcttcttccacaaaCACCAACAATCTTCTTCCAACACTGAAGAAAACTCACCCTCACAATCcaaaacttggtggacaaagCAGGGTCCTACCTAATCTTCTGTCTTTGGCCCTTGCAGCTTCAACATTAACCTCTCCCTTCCATTATTCACTTGCAATTCCTTCCCTCAATTCTCAATCATTCCCTCCACCAATCTCTCCCACAACTCCTTTCTCTCAATCCAAGAACTTACAGCTTGGACTGGAAAATGG AAAAATTAGACCATGTCCATCATTCAATCCAGGATGTATATCAACAAATGCTAAGTCTTCATCATTTGAACTCCCTTGGACAATTCCAGAAAATTCCTCAGACAATGCTATTGAG AAATTGCGGGAAGCAATACTAAAGACCCAGAAAAATGTGAAATTTCAGGCTGTGGAAGATACCCCTGATG GGCAATATCTGCAAGCAGAAGTTGATGGAGGGTTTGATAGAGATGTACTTGAATTTCTAGTGAAAGGTGATGTAGTTTTATACAGATGTATGGCAACAAAAGTAACTTATGTATACCCTTTCACAACAGCATTTGGAGATTCTAAGGGTCAACAATCAAGACTCAAGCAAATTGGAGACCAATTGGGATGGTATGCTCCAACTTTTGATTCCATGcaagaacaacaataa
- the LOC107463613 gene encoding protein NUCLEAR FUSION DEFECTIVE 4, translating to MVVSMQKKNKMKEFIGHRWVVFVCAIWDMSFAGTSYMFGSISPVIKSSMGYNQQQVAFLSVAKDLGDNVGLLAGKISEVSPTWRVILVGVIQNVFGYGLVWLVVTHRLPSLPLWMLCFFIFLGQNGSTYYNTAALVSCVQSFPESRGPVVGILKGFVGLSGAIWTQIVAMISFPDQASLIFVIAVGPAMVSCALMFIIRPVESYNKQSSRSSEDGSGFMFIYSVCLLLAAYLMGVLMLENMFNLDHNTITLIAIVLIILILLPIIVPIFMVFFTQPQNLDQESLLQPETRTSTSTRVVDGETSASSCLVKEDKAQKQTGLPVTERPGKIVKFQAKLSRVISEAVKKLKQKNGPHRGDDFTLSQALMKADFLIMFFSIVLGCGSGLTMINNMGQICQSLGDNNVNVYISVISISNFLGRVGGGFFSEVIVRNFAYSRLLALAVVQGMMAVGLSYYAMGLVGQVYVVAISTGFGYGAHWSIAIAAASEIFGLKNFGTLYNFLTVASPTGSLFLSGFVASKIYDYYAEQQAKQRMQSLKASLNFTLPYVARNEESLVCEGNICFSLTCIIFAVVCLFAAALSLILVHRTKRFYAQLHVKSLS from the exons ATGGTTGTTTcaatgcagaagaagaacaagatgaaGGAGTTCATAGGACACAGATGGGTAGTGTTTGTGTGTGCAATATGGGACATGTCATTTGCAGGAACATCATACATGTTTGGGAGCATTTCTCCAGTGATCAAGAGCAGCATGGGATACAATCAGCAACAAGTGGCGTTTTTGAGTGTTGCAAAGGATCTTGGTGACAACGTTGGACTCCTTGCTGGTAAGATCAGTGAGGTTTCACCAACTTGGAGGGTCATTCTTGTTGGGGTTATTCAGAATGTTTTTGGTTATGGCCTTGTTTGGCTTGTTGTCACTCATAGACTTCCTTCTTTGCCTTTGTGGATG CTATGCTTTTTCATCTTCTTGGGACAAAATGGATCTACATATTACAACACGGCCGCGCTAGTTTCTTGTGTGCAAAGTTTCCCGGAGAGTCGAGGACCGGTGGTGGGGATACTGAAGGGTTTTGTTGGCTTAAGCGGCGCAATATGGACTCAAATTGTTGCAATGATCAGCTTCCCTGATCAAGCATCTCTGATTTTTGTCATAGCAGTTGGGCCTGCTATGGTTTCTTGCGCTCTCATGTTCATCATAAGGCCTGTCGAAAGCTACAACAAGCAATCTTCTAGATCCTCTGAGGATGGTTCTGGCTTCATGTTCATCTATAGCGTTTGCCTTCTCTTAGCAGCATACCTTATGGGGGTTTTAATGCTAGAAAACATGTTCAATTTGGACCACAACACCATTACATTAATTGCGATTGTTTTGATCATTCTCATTTTGCTTCCAATTATAGTTCCTATCTTTATGGTTTTCTTTACTCAACCTCAAAATCTAGATCAAGAAAGCCTTCTTCAACCAGAAACAAGAACAAGTACATCAACGCGTGTGGTAGATGGTGAGACTAGTGCAAGTTCTTGCCTTGTCAAAGAAGATAAAGCTCAAAAGCAAACAGGGCTGCCAGTAACCGAAAGGCCAGGAAAAATTGTTAAGTTTCAAGCTAAGCTTTCGCGAGTAATCTCTGAAGCTGTGAAGAAACTGAAGCAGAAGAATGGGCCGCATCGAGGAGACGATTTCACCCTATCACAAGCATTGATGAAGGCTGATTTCTTGATCATGTTCTTCTCTATTGTCTTGGGGTGTGGATCAGGTTTGACAATGATCAACAACATGGGTCAGATTTGCCAGTCCTTGGGAGACAATAATGTCAACGTGTATATATCAGTTATTAGCATATCAAACTTCCTCGGCCGAGTCGGCGGTGGCTTTTTCTCAGAGGTTATAGTAAG AAATTTTGCGTACTCGAGACTTCTTGCATTGGCAGTGGTTCAAGGAATGATGGCAGTGGGACTCTCCTACTATGCCATGGGTTTGGTTGGTCAAGTTTATGTAGTGGCCATATCAACGGGTTTTGGCTATGGTGCACACTGGTCAATTGCAATTGCTGCAGCTTCGGAGATATTTGGCTTGAAGAACTTTGGAACTTTGTACAATTTTCTCACCGTGGCTAGCCCAACCGGATCTCTATTTTTGTCCGGATTCGTCGCGAGCAAAATATATGACTACTATGCAGAGCAGCAAGCAAAACAGAGAATGCAGAGTCTTAAGGCCTCATTGAACTTTACATTGCCTTATGTCGCAAGAAACGAAGAATCGCTTGTTTGTGAAGGAAACATATGCTTTTCCCTAACATGTATAATCTTTGCAGTGGTTTGTCTGTTCGCTGCAGCTTTGAGCTTGATCTTAGTCCACCGGACTAAGAGGTTCTATGCgcaacttcatgtgaagtctCTATCTTGA
- the LOC107463583 gene encoding protein-tyrosine sulfotransferase isoform X1, with product MDPALKLCALLVLNLLVNDAFASDFGHCERVVKSWAYTSLDNEIREDKHTLGDLLFFLHVPRTGGRTYFHCFLKKLYPNSLECPRSYDKLRFDPSKPKCRLLVTHDDYSITSKLPKARTSVVTILRDPVDRVFSMYEFSIEVAARFLVHPNLTSATQMTLRLRSKTKGVSTLDIWPWKYLVPWMRQDLFERRDARRRNGQHIIEKDDYYDMEDFAMPLYEYINHPAARDIVHNGATFQVAGLTNNSYLAEAHEVRHCVQKYKILGKYVLQVAKKKLDNMLYVGLTEEHRESATMFANVVGAQVISQLNAPNTTLELVDKTEQSSVLDFDPDSSEHQNSTSETVASEVTSSDSGEATKLKMSAKELMDAYEGCISNLRKAQSSRRIASLKGISPVNFTKEARLRVSEDVLQEIRSLNDLDLELYEYARAIFDKQHKATMRMFTEQRWDNISSNASEITFWKFLPLAITFAFLIFVSLLIVNVRRRTLKIK from the exons ATGGATCCTGCTCTCAAGCTCTGTGCTTTGCTGGTTCTTAATTTATTAG TGAATGATGCTTTTGCAAGTGATTTTGGGCACTGTGAGAGAGTTGTTAAGAGTTGGGCATACACTTCCCTTGATAATGAAATCAGGGAGGATAAACACACGCTGGGGGATTTGCTGTTCTTCCTCCATGTGCCTAGGACGGGAGGGCGGACATATTTCCACTg TTTCTTGAAAAAATTGTATCCCAACTCTCTGGAATGCCCTCGCTCTTATGATAAGTTGCGCTTTGATCCAAG CAAACCAAAATGCAGGCTGTTAGTTACACATGATGACTATAGCATAACATCCAAACTTCCAAAGGCGAGAACTTCAGTTGTTACCATACTTAGGGATCCGGTAGATCGTGTCTTTAGTATGTATGAATTTTCAATAGAGGTTGCAGCTAGATTTTTGGTGCATCCCAACTTGACATCTGCAACACAAATGACTTTACGCTTGCGCTCTAAGACCAAAGGAGTTAGTACACTGGATATCTGGCCATGGAAGTATCTGGTTCCATGGATGCGGCAAGATCTTTTTGAAAGG AGAGATGCAAGGCGCAGAAACGGACAGCATATAATAGAGAAGGATGATTATTATGACATGGAAGATTTTGCAATGCCATTATATGAATACATCAATCATCCTGCAGCCAGGGATATTGTACATAACGGAGCCACATTCCAA GTTGCAGGTTTGACGAACAATTCTTATCTGGCAGAAGCACACGAAGTGCGCCATTGTGTACAGAAGTACAAGATTCTTGGCAAATATGTGCTACAAGTTGCAAAG AAGAAACTGGATAATATGTTATATGTTGGTCTTACTGAAGAGCATAGAGAATCTGCAACTATGTTTGCAAATGTGGTTGGTGCTCAGGTTATATCACAGCTTAATGCTCCAAACACTACCCTGGAGCTTGTTGATAAAACAG AACAGAGTTCAGTTTTGGATTTTGATCCTGATAGCAGTGAACATCAG AATAGTACCTCAGAGACAGTAGCAAGTGAGGTTACTTCAAGTGACAGTGGTGAAGCAACAAAGTTGAAG ATGTCTGCTAAAGAGCTCATGGATGCTTATGAAGGCTGCATCTCTAATTTACGCAAGGCCCAGTCAAGCCGGCGTATCGCTTCTTTGAAGGGGATTTCTCCAGTGAACTTTACTAAGGAG GCACGGCTTCGAGTTAGTGAAGATGTTCTCCAAGAGATACGGTCTCTTAATGACCTGGACTTAGAGCTTTACGAGTATGCAAGAGCCATTTTCGATAAACAACATAAAGCTACAATGCGGATGTTCACTGAG CAGAGATGGGACAATATATCAAGCAATGCCTCTGAAATCACTTTCTGGAAGTTCCTTCCATTGGCAATTACTTTTGCCTTCCTCATTTTCGTATCGCTACTAATTGTAAATGTGAGAAGAAGAACGTTGAAGATTAAGTAA
- the LOC107463583 gene encoding protein-tyrosine sulfotransferase isoform X2 — MDPALKLCALLVLNLLVNDAFASDFGHCERVVKSWAYTSLDNEIREDKHTLGDLLFFLHVPRTGGRTYFHCFLKKLYPNSLECPRSYDKLRFDPSKPKCRLLVTHDDYSITSKLPKARTSVVTILRDPVDRVFSMYEFSIEVAARFLVHPNLTSATQMTLRLRSKTKGVSTLDIWPWKYLVPWMRQDLFERRDARRRNGQHIIEKDDYYDMEDFAMPLYEYINHPAARDIVHNGATFQVAGLTNNSYLAEAHEVRHCVQKYKILGKYVLQVAKKKLDNMLYVGLTEEHRESATMFANVVGAQVISQLNAPNTTLELVDKTEQSSVLDFDPDSSEHQNSTSETVASEVTSSDSGEATKLKMSAKELMDAYEGCISNLRKAQSSRRIASLKGISPVNFTKEARLRVSEDVLQEIRSLNDLDLELYEYARAIFDKQHKATMRMFTERWDNISSNASEITFWKFLPLAITFAFLIFVSLLIVNVRRRTLKIK, encoded by the exons ATGGATCCTGCTCTCAAGCTCTGTGCTTTGCTGGTTCTTAATTTATTAG TGAATGATGCTTTTGCAAGTGATTTTGGGCACTGTGAGAGAGTTGTTAAGAGTTGGGCATACACTTCCCTTGATAATGAAATCAGGGAGGATAAACACACGCTGGGGGATTTGCTGTTCTTCCTCCATGTGCCTAGGACGGGAGGGCGGACATATTTCCACTg TTTCTTGAAAAAATTGTATCCCAACTCTCTGGAATGCCCTCGCTCTTATGATAAGTTGCGCTTTGATCCAAG CAAACCAAAATGCAGGCTGTTAGTTACACATGATGACTATAGCATAACATCCAAACTTCCAAAGGCGAGAACTTCAGTTGTTACCATACTTAGGGATCCGGTAGATCGTGTCTTTAGTATGTATGAATTTTCAATAGAGGTTGCAGCTAGATTTTTGGTGCATCCCAACTTGACATCTGCAACACAAATGACTTTACGCTTGCGCTCTAAGACCAAAGGAGTTAGTACACTGGATATCTGGCCATGGAAGTATCTGGTTCCATGGATGCGGCAAGATCTTTTTGAAAGG AGAGATGCAAGGCGCAGAAACGGACAGCATATAATAGAGAAGGATGATTATTATGACATGGAAGATTTTGCAATGCCATTATATGAATACATCAATCATCCTGCAGCCAGGGATATTGTACATAACGGAGCCACATTCCAA GTTGCAGGTTTGACGAACAATTCTTATCTGGCAGAAGCACACGAAGTGCGCCATTGTGTACAGAAGTACAAGATTCTTGGCAAATATGTGCTACAAGTTGCAAAG AAGAAACTGGATAATATGTTATATGTTGGTCTTACTGAAGAGCATAGAGAATCTGCAACTATGTTTGCAAATGTGGTTGGTGCTCAGGTTATATCACAGCTTAATGCTCCAAACACTACCCTGGAGCTTGTTGATAAAACAG AACAGAGTTCAGTTTTGGATTTTGATCCTGATAGCAGTGAACATCAG AATAGTACCTCAGAGACAGTAGCAAGTGAGGTTACTTCAAGTGACAGTGGTGAAGCAACAAAGTTGAAG ATGTCTGCTAAAGAGCTCATGGATGCTTATGAAGGCTGCATCTCTAATTTACGCAAGGCCCAGTCAAGCCGGCGTATCGCTTCTTTGAAGGGGATTTCTCCAGTGAACTTTACTAAGGAG GCACGGCTTCGAGTTAGTGAAGATGTTCTCCAAGAGATACGGTCTCTTAATGACCTGGACTTAGAGCTTTACGAGTATGCAAGAGCCATTTTCGATAAACAACATAAAGCTACAATGCGGATGTTCACTGAG AGATGGGACAATATATCAAGCAATGCCTCTGAAATCACTTTCTGGAAGTTCCTTCCATTGGCAATTACTTTTGCCTTCCTCATTTTCGTATCGCTACTAATTGTAAATGTGAGAAGAAGAACGTTGAAGATTAAGTAA